The following DNA comes from Stomatohabitans albus.
CTACACCACCATTCCCGTTGGGATTCGGGCGCCCGGGTGCTGGCTGATCAGGTATTTGCGGCTTCAGTGTCTTTGCTGGAACACATACCGCTTCGTATTGATCATCTGGCCCTATGGAAGTAAACCACTCCTTCAAGACCCGACGGTCTGGGTCAGCGGTTGCCAATTCCATACCCTTGGCACCCCAATAATTACATGCTTCAACGTAGTGCTTTTGTGGCAGGAACTGCCCACTAGGGCGAATCTCTGTTAATGAGGTGTGAGACACATCGTTGTATCTCATATCAACAACCACGTCATCTGATGCCAGCAGCTCCTGAATGACCTGGTCATTACGTGGTGCGACAGGTTGATTCTGACGGAACGGTGTGAGTTCCGTGAACATATTTCGATGGATACGAATGGCTCGTGGCAGAGCATTGTCTCCGAGGGTCCTGCCAACCCCTGGGACCTCAAGTTCGATAGCCGCTACCTGTTCAGATTGACCGACAAAGGCATTGCGAGTTATCGAAACACCCGGGCGCGCTACTTTGACGATTGGACCGGTGAAGGCGTTGGTGCCCACCGTGAAGGTGTTGTCTTCGATACGGGAACCGATCCCAAGATCCACTAGTGGCCCAAGTTCAAGGATGGGTTCCGAGCCACCTTCATTGATAGATACGGTGTTATATGCCAGCTCAACACGATGGATGAGCTGGTTGACGTGTGCGATACCTACGTTAGTGAAGTTGCTGCGGCTAATGGTGAGCCGCAAACTATTGTTCGTTTTCTTACTCGTTTTTACGACCGTTCCTTTGCCCGAAAAGGAGCTGCGAATGATCGAGAGATTGTTTTCAGGATCGAACAGATCACCTGCCATGTCCACCGTGAGGTTTTCGATAACCAGTGGCGATACGACCGCCACTGCAATCGGTTTGTCTTCGTACTTCGGTTGGGTGACGGTGATTCCGGGGTCTACACCTCGAATGTGCACATGGTTGAACCCAGCCGGGATCTCGTGGGGTAACTGGTAATCGTCGGCGCCTTCATGAAGCTCAATTACGAGGTCGCCTGTATGTTTGCACTGCCTGGCTGCGAAGATGGCTTGAAGGATGCTTTTGTATCCATTGGCACCAACACGCAGGACCAACTCATTATCTGGGGACGGTGCACACGCATGCGGCTCCGACATGTCCCCGGATGACTGTGCAACTGCGGGGCTACTAAGTGGCAATGAAAACGTAGTCGCTGCAAGTGCGACCAGAGCAAGTGATGAAGTTGTTCGAATGTCCATGGCAGGC
Coding sequences within:
- a CDS encoding cell wall-binding repeat-containing protein, which encodes MDIRTTSSLALVALAATTFSLPLSSPAVAQSSGDMSEPHACAPSPDNELVLRVGANGYKSILQAIFAARQCKHTGDLVIELHEGADDYQLPHEIPAGFNHVHIRGVDPGITVTQPKYEDKPIAVAVVSPLVIENLTVDMAGDLFDPENNLSIIRSSFSGKGTVVKTSKKTNNSLRLTISRSNFTNVGIAHVNQLIHRVELAYNTVSINEGGSEPILELGPLVDLGIGSRIEDNTFTVGTNAFTGPIVKVARPGVSITRNAFVGQSEQVAAIELEVPGVGRTLGDNALPRAIRIHRNMFTELTPFRQNQPVAPRNDQVIQELLASDDVVVDMRYNDVSHTSLTEIRPSGQFLPQKHYVEACNYWGAKGMELATADPDRRVLKEWFTSIGPDDQYEAVCVPAKTLKPQIPDQPAPGRPNPNGNGGVVPGPSTPGNNAGGGTNPSGDTNIAGDDPMKRFGSTTRFETAVAVSMAQYPTGGAKAVILARSDVAADSVSAVPLAKAIDAPVLLTQPDQLHTATEAEIKRLLPNGGKIVLMGGPVAINQSVEDHLVKQGYTIERIAGANRAGTAVTTAEHLTTMGKAKAVLLVDGADWQPDLIAGPAAAQVEGVTLLTNGAAMADETATFLATHAALPVTAIGARAKQAGSVQSSVVADDPSALSIEVATRFFPKAEAVGFATTATFADALAGGAHIAKQGAPLILLPGETPAVVRNWVKANAGIKTFFVYGGTKAISDEQVEALHS